The genomic segment GTTCGTCATCCGCCTAGGCGGATCCATCCAAGATTTTATTGTTTTAAAAAATGGATTTAATTGTTTGCAGGACCTTCTCGGCATCGTGTCGTAAAGTGTTTCTAGATATACCTCCAAGTATGCTCACCTTGGGGCCCAAGGTATCTGATAAAAAGTTATCAATAATTTTCTTAGGATTACTTTCCCCGACTGGTACTTTTTGCTTTTCGTCTATTCCCGTACCATCATGTATGAGAATAGTATCGATATCTATGTGACCGAGAAATCTTTCCATCTCAGAAAGATACATATCTACATCATATCCATCACAGTGTCCCGGAGGAAAATTGGAAGCATTAGCAATAAATATTTTTTTTGCTTTTGATCATTTGAGAGCATCGAGCATCCCTTCTGGCAAGAGACAGGCAAGAAGAGAGGTATAAAATGTTCCAGGTCCGAGAATGATACAATCAGCATCAAGAATAGCTTCTGTAGCTGGTCAATAGGCGTGAGTTCTCGGGGTGAGTTCCAATGTTGCAATCTGGTTTGATAGATGCGTCTGGGAAATGATATGATCTTCTCAGAGCATTCTCTCGCCATTTTTGAGTGTCACGAGAATATCATGAATTTCTTCTGTCGCTGGGAGAATACGGTGGGTATGAATACCCAGCATCTCATGAGCTCGTGCCAGTCATTCGCCTACGCCATATTGTTCGATAAGCCCGAGAAGCCATATATTACCAACTGGATGTCCATCGAGAAAACCATGCTGAAATCGATATTCGGTCCAGATACTTGCCTTGCCAGCAAGAGAGGAGAGATTTTTCCGAATATCGCCGAGTGCTGGTACAGCATACATCTGCCGTAAAACACCCGTACTCCCACCACTATCAGAGGTGGAGACAATCGCTGTGAGCTGTATATCTGGATGTTTTTGAAATGTTTTGAGAAGATTGGCTATTCATGATCCTCCTCCGATAAGTACGATATGCATAATGGTGATATAGTAGAGAATTTTTCTATTTTTCAACTTTTAGACTACCAAGAAAAAAAATACTCCTATAATCACTCTTATGAACCGAACTCTTTTTGCTCTTTTTATTGCCACGCTTTCTCTCGTCGTGGCTGTTGTATCTACTCTTTTTATCCTGAATACGGATATCCGAAATCTCTCTGAACATACTGGGGGTATGCAGGGTGCCCTCCATACCATTTTTGATACTGTCTGACCAGCTACGGTCGCTCTTTCTGCAACCAAATCATGAATCGATGAAGTCACAACAAGACAATGAACTGGTATTATCGTGCGATCAGACGGTATCGTTCTCACCAATAAACATCTCGTGGAAGAATGATTTACCTATACTATTGAATTTCAAGATGGTACAAAAATGCCAGCCCAAGTCTCAAAAATCCATCCCACATATGACCTCGCACTTCTCACACTCCTATCAGATATACCTCTCACGCTCCCTGTAGGAAAATTTATCAATTCTCAAGCAAATGTACGTGCTGGAGATATCATCGTCAGTATCGGAAATACTCTCGGGCTGTATCCTCAGTCTATCGTGCAAGGCATTATCTCAGGAGTGAACAGAACTGTGCCCCTGGGAACAACTCCTATGGTTGGACTTATCCAAACGAGTATTCCTGTCAATCTCGGAAATAGTGGGGGGCCTCTTATCAATGTAGATGGAAAAATCATCGGGATCAATACTGGCATCGTCTGAGGGAGCTCTCAGATAGGATGGTCATTGCCCCTTACACAGAGTGAAGTGGATTCTTTTGTACGATAAATAGTATTTTTAAAATGCTCCTTTCTTTCGAGAGGAGCATTTTTAAATATCTCAGAAGGATGTGGGTTTTGCTAAAAAACTAAACTTGAAAGTACGGGTATCACGGTTGAATTTGATCCTGAGACATAGAGAGTACATTGACCAGTGGTCGCTGTCGTCAAACGGAATCGTTCCAGGTCTTGAGATGCTGCAGTTACTTTTGGACAAGAAGAATCCAGAGCTGTGCCATTAAAGCATTTTCCGTTACCATTACCAATGGTGTCTAATATGTCTCCATTCACTGTGAGTGATCCTCCTCGTGTATTATAGGTGGAGAGACGACCATTGATGATAAGGGGATTAGTGAGCAGATATGCATCATCTATCCAGTTCATTTGAGAAGCATCTTCGCCATTTATGAGTGCTCAATCTGCAATCAGCGTAGCACCAATTCTGATAACCGCTGGATTGACATAGATATTGCCTCCTACACCATCACTATTTTTTCTGGCTATGATTACCAATGAAGCATTGGTACCACTACTATACGTTATATTCCCATCTATCTGCACATCCATACCTTCTACCAAGAGAACTTTTGGAGATCCGAGAGACGTCGTAGCTGCAGTCGTTCAGACAGTAACAAATTTTTGAGTATTAGTAGCATTTTTGTAATAATAGTACCCGTTCGTATTATGAGTGTTTGATCCTATGAGTTTCGCAGCGGGTGTGGTATTGAGGTCTATCATGTCAGAATTTCAGGATATTTCATCCGAATCATAGAGATTCTTGATATAGGTATTGATATTTTGACTGAGACGAGTGTGGAAAGTAGTATTTTGTGTGGCTCGGGTACTATCGCTCAGTGAATATCCATACCGTGAGGCATTCATTCTATCTATCAGCGGTGGCACATACGTCATCAATGTCGGTACTTGTGACATCGTACCATCAGCAAAACAACCGACGTAAGATGGTGCAGCTCATGGTGAGTATTGTCAGTATGTCACATTTCCCGCCGCATCACTCACACAGTATTTTACTGTATCCCCAGGTAAAGCCAATACGGTTTTATTTGTAGTATAATCATAATGACCCGATGTTTTTATGACTTTCCCTATCTCAGTACACGTAGGGTCTCCAGAGAAAGAAGTCTGAATACTCAGTGGAAGACCCGAGAGAGTATCTTCTGCGATGATAGTTATAGAGAGACCACCCAACGGTATAACATTGATGACTGGATTTGTATGATCAATACCTAGTGAAACTTTTACTTCTGCTGGAGATTGAGCGCTTGTTGGATTCCCAGCATTATCATACACATAAAATGATGTATCTGTGAGAACACCTTCTCAGAAAGTACGAGTAAATATGGTCGTATCTGTCAGATCATTTGCTACCCAAGCTCAATCTTTTACACCAGCACACGTACAGGCATCTGTAAAATCACCACCATTTTCACATTTTATGGCAACAGTGATATCATTTTTGCTCCAGTTTGGTGAATTAAATGTTTTTGTACCGCTCGGATAAAAAGTACCAATTGGTGTGGTACTATCCCGTCCAGCTCAATGAGATATCGTCTGGTAACTCGATCCTCCCCCATAATCACCTTGGTAAATAGCTACATCTCACTGACCAGATGGTAATCTGACAGTGCACGTAATATTTTCATAGAGAGTATCGCTCGGGTGCAATCGAGTACATGTTATAAGTAAATCATCCCGATCTTGTCATCCTGTTCTCCATCGCATGTTCGTCGTAACAGAAAGTGCTGAAGTGCCAGCAAAGAGAGATTCAAACTTTTCTCTACACTGTGT from the Candidatus Gracilibacteria bacterium genome contains:
- a CDS encoding trypsin-like peptidase domain-containing protein, whose product is MNRTLFALFIATLSLVVAVVSTLFILNTDIRNLSEHTGGMQGALHTIFDTVGPATVALSATKSGIDEVTTRQGTGIIVRSDGIVLTNKHLVEEGFTYTIEFQDGTKMPAQVSKIHPTYDLALLTLLSDIPLTLPVGKFINSQANVRAGDIIVSIGNTLGLYPQSIVQGIISGVNRTVPLGTTPMVGLIQTSIPVNLGNSGGPLINVDGKIIGINTGIVGGSSQIGWSLPLTQSEVDSFVR
- a CDS encoding gluconeogenesis factor YvcK family protein, which codes for MHIVLIGGGSGIANLLKTFQKHPDIQLTAIVSTSDSGGSTGVLRQMYAVPALGDIRKNLSSLAGKASIWTEYRFQHGFLDGHPVGNIWLLGLIEQYGVGEGLARAHEMLGIHTHRILPATEEIHDILVTLKNGERMLGEDHIISQTHLSNQIATLELTPRTHAYGPATEAILDADCIILGPGTFYTSLLACLLPEGMLDALKGSKAKKIFIANASNFPPGHCDGYDVDMYLSEMERFLGHIDIDTILIHDGTGIDEKQKVPVGESNPKKIIDNFLSDTLGPKVSILGGISRNTLRHDAEKVLQTIKSIF